Proteins from a single region of Runella sp. SP2:
- a CDS encoding lipoprotein signal peptidase, giving the protein MTSHTARNPLKFFLFALLLIAVDQASKLLVHHYMAPGFAGQVRLIGDWFKLYYVTNPGMAFGMQIDHEYGKLFLTTFRLGAMVFIAWYIVRLSVRGAASGLLWAMAMILAGAIGNLIDSIFYGVLIGNAPYGSPTPWFHGQVIDMVFVDFWEGFVPEWVPVWGGQYYTTPIFNFADACIFVGVCIILIFQGTFFPRLDEPQDEVESDETTEAIAIENPTDEAVVATTDAIATEQLTEVSESSELESNNLTENEDPTQETPSEPAEEVQPTSETPLAEGHVSNPDKDTNS; this is encoded by the coding sequence ATGACGAGTCATACCGCCAGAAACCCACTCAAGTTTTTTTTGTTTGCCCTTCTACTGATTGCGGTAGATCAAGCGTCTAAGTTGCTCGTCCATCATTATATGGCACCTGGTTTTGCAGGTCAAGTCCGTCTCATTGGTGATTGGTTTAAGCTCTATTACGTCACCAATCCAGGTATGGCCTTTGGAATGCAAATCGACCACGAATACGGCAAGTTATTTTTAACTACTTTTCGTTTGGGGGCAATGGTATTTATTGCTTGGTACATCGTGCGGCTCTCGGTGCGTGGTGCTGCAAGCGGGTTGCTTTGGGCCATGGCTATGATTTTAGCAGGTGCTATCGGCAACCTCATTGATAGTATTTTTTACGGCGTGCTTATTGGCAATGCACCCTACGGCTCACCTACACCTTGGTTTCATGGGCAAGTGATTGACATGGTTTTTGTCGATTTCTGGGAAGGTTTTGTACCTGAATGGGTACCTGTATGGGGTGGCCAGTACTACACAACGCCTATCTTTAACTTCGCCGATGCTTGTATTTTCGTTGGCGTGTGTATCATCCTTATTTTCCAAGGAACATTTTTCCCACGTTTGGACGAACCACAAGATGAAGTAGAAAGCGACGAAACAACGGAAGCTATCGCAATAGAAAATCCCACAGACGAAGCAGTCGTAGCGACTACCGATGCCATTGCCACTGAACAACTTACAGAGGTCAGCGAAAGCTCAGAGCTAGAAAGTAACAATTTAACCGAAAACGAAGACCCCACTCAAGAGACTCCTTCTGAACCAGCTGAAGAAGTTCAGCCTACTTCAGAAACTCCCCTCGCGGAAGGGCACGTTTCTAATCCAGATAAAGATACTAATTCATAA